In Prunus dulcis chromosome 2, ALMONDv2, whole genome shotgun sequence, a single genomic region encodes these proteins:
- the LOC117619121 gene encoding protein FAR1-RELATED SEQUENCE 5-like isoform X2: MDDHNGTMYTSEGGETTIVEVSTNQEPYEGMLFESEDAARVFYDDYASRVGFLTRVLSSRKSERDGSIISRGLGCRGVSDNGRKVMQECAQREFCTAMVLLRQEKPGSWVVKKFLKDHNHPLVVQSQKSRRTLDEKNKKIQELTAQLRVKKQLSAAYREQLLAFMTDVEDHNNHLSIKLQSVFDNLKVLEAKTVGFT, translated from the exons ATGGATGATCATAATGGGACAATGTACACTTCTGAAGGAGGGGAAACAACTATTGTTGAAGTTAGCACAAATCAAGAACCATACGAGGGTATGCTATTTGAATCAGAAGATGCTGCCAGAGTATTTTATGATGATTATGCCAGTCGCGTAGGATTTTTGACCCGTGTTCTGTCATCCCGGAAGTCTGAGCGTGATGGGTCAATAATCTCTCGTGGACTTGGATGTAGAGGGGTATCTGATAATGGTAGAAAAGTAATGCAGGAGTGTGCACAACGAGAATTTTGCACAGCCATGGTGTTGTTGAGGCAAGAGAAGCCTGGAAGTTGGGTTGTCAAGAAGTTTTTGAAGGACCATAATCATCCGTTAGTGGTTCAATCACAAAAGAGTCGCCGAACGCTT GATgagaagaataagaaaattcaGGAGTTAACCGCACAACTGCGAGTGAAGAAGCAGTTAAGTGCAGCATATAGAGAACAGCTACTTGCCTTTATGACGGATGTTGAAGACCATAACAATCACCTATCAATAAAACTTCAATCAGTCTTTGACAATCTAAAAGTGCTTGAAGCTAAAACAGTAGGTTTTACATGA
- the LOC117619121 gene encoding protein FAR1-RELATED SEQUENCE 5-like isoform X1 codes for MEVQMDDHNGTMYTSEGGETTIVEVSTNQEPYEGMLFESEDAARVFYDDYASRVGFLTRVLSSRKSERDGSIISRGLGCRGVSDNGRKVMQECAQREFCTAMVLLRQEKPGSWVVKKFLKDHNHPLVVQSQKSRRTLDEKNKKIQELTAQLRVKKQLSAAYREQLLAFMTDVEDHNNHLSIKLQSVFDNLKVLEAKTVGFT; via the exons A TGGAGGTGCAAATGGATGATCATAATGGGACAATGTACACTTCTGAAGGAGGGGAAACAACTATTGTTGAAGTTAGCACAAATCAAGAACCATACGAGGGTATGCTATTTGAATCAGAAGATGCTGCCAGAGTATTTTATGATGATTATGCCAGTCGCGTAGGATTTTTGACCCGTGTTCTGTCATCCCGGAAGTCTGAGCGTGATGGGTCAATAATCTCTCGTGGACTTGGATGTAGAGGGGTATCTGATAATGGTAGAAAAGTAATGCAGGAGTGTGCACAACGAGAATTTTGCACAGCCATGGTGTTGTTGAGGCAAGAGAAGCCTGGAAGTTGGGTTGTCAAGAAGTTTTTGAAGGACCATAATCATCCGTTAGTGGTTCAATCACAAAAGAGTCGCCGAACGCTT GATgagaagaataagaaaattcaGGAGTTAACCGCACAACTGCGAGTGAAGAAGCAGTTAAGTGCAGCATATAGAGAACAGCTACTTGCCTTTATGACGGATGTTGAAGACCATAACAATCACCTATCAATAAAACTTCAATCAGTCTTTGACAATCTAAAAGTGCTTGAAGCTAAAACAGTAGGTTTTACATGA